One region of Microbacterium sp. Root553 genomic DNA includes:
- a CDS encoding 50S ribosomal protein L25/general stress protein Ctc — translation MSEDTKVVAELRESFGKGFARRLRAAGKIPAVIYGHGTEPVHVALPGHQVSLIIRRANALLELDIEGKGQLALVKDVQRDPVHQIIEHIDLLVVKKGEKVTIDVPLVVTGETFPGTIANLDATTLSIEAEATHIPQNVEVSVEGLEEGAHITAADVKLPKGSTLLTDPETLVVAVSVPVLDLETDTTAEEPAEGETEEEAAQEDAAE, via the coding sequence ATGTCTGAAGACACCAAGGTCGTCGCCGAGCTCCGCGAGAGCTTCGGCAAGGGCTTCGCCCGCCGTCTGCGCGCAGCCGGAAAGATCCCCGCCGTCATCTACGGTCACGGCACCGAGCCCGTGCACGTCGCACTGCCCGGCCACCAGGTCTCGCTGATCATCCGTCGCGCCAACGCGCTCCTCGAGCTCGACATCGAGGGCAAGGGCCAGCTCGCACTGGTCAAGGACGTCCAGCGCGACCCGGTGCACCAGATCATCGAGCACATCGACCTGCTCGTCGTGAAGAAGGGCGAGAAGGTCACGATCGACGTCCCGCTCGTCGTCACCGGCGAGACGTTCCCCGGCACGATCGCCAACCTCGACGCGACCACGCTGTCGATCGAGGCCGAGGCGACGCACATCCCGCAGAACGTCGAGGTCTCCGTCGAGGGACTCGAAGAGGGCGCGCACATCACCGCCGCCGACGTCAAGCTGCCCAAGGGCTCGACGCTGCTGACCGACCCCGAGACGCTCGTCGTCGCGGTCTCCGTGCCGGTGCTCGACCTCGAGACCGACACCACCGCCGAGGAGCCCGCCGAGGGCGAGACCGAGGAAGAGGCCGCGCAGGAGGACGCCGCGGAGTGA
- the gndA gene encoding NADP-dependent phosphogluconate dehydrogenase — protein sequence MPEASANIGVVGLAVMGSNLARNLASREGNTVAIFNRSYEKTETLLSEHPEAEFVPAATYREFADSLQKPRTAIIMVKAGRPTDAVIDSLVEVFEPGDIIVDGGNAYFPDTIRREKAVRETGINFVGAGISGGEEGALLGPSIMPGGSDESWVTLGPILKSIAAVAEGEPCVTHVGHDGAGHFVKMVHNGIEYADMQLIAEAYDLIRRGTGKSPAEIAEIFAEWNTGELESYLIEITAEVLRQVDAETGQPLVDVILDQAGAKGTGAWTVQTALSLGVPVSGIAEATFARSLSSHPEQRAVSGDLPGPEDEFTVEDTESFIEDVRLALYASKIVAYSQGFDEIRAGAAEYDWNIDLGAISKIWRGGCIIRAQFLNRIADAYQAEPGLPVLLTAPYFTEAITRAQASWRRVVIAAAEAGIPAPAFSSSLSYYDGIRADRLPAALVQGQRDFFGAHTYKRIDKPGTFHTQWSGDRTEIEAEDTH from the coding sequence GTGCCCGAAGCATCAGCGAACATCGGAGTCGTCGGACTCGCCGTCATGGGGTCGAACCTCGCCCGCAACCTCGCCAGCCGCGAGGGCAACACGGTGGCGATCTTCAACCGCAGCTACGAGAAGACCGAGACGCTCCTCTCCGAGCATCCTGAAGCCGAGTTCGTGCCGGCCGCGACCTACCGGGAGTTCGCCGACAGCCTCCAGAAGCCGCGCACCGCGATCATCATGGTGAAGGCCGGCAGGCCGACCGACGCCGTGATCGACTCCCTCGTCGAGGTCTTCGAGCCGGGCGACATCATCGTCGACGGCGGCAACGCCTACTTCCCCGACACGATCCGTCGCGAGAAGGCCGTGCGCGAGACCGGCATCAACTTCGTCGGCGCCGGCATCTCCGGCGGCGAGGAGGGCGCACTGCTCGGCCCGTCGATCATGCCCGGCGGTTCGGATGAGTCGTGGGTCACCCTCGGGCCGATCCTCAAGTCGATCGCCGCCGTAGCCGAGGGCGAGCCCTGTGTCACGCACGTCGGACACGACGGTGCCGGCCACTTCGTGAAGATGGTGCACAACGGCATCGAGTACGCCGACATGCAGCTGATCGCCGAAGCCTATGACCTCATCCGCCGCGGCACCGGCAAGTCCCCCGCCGAGATCGCCGAGATCTTCGCCGAGTGGAACACGGGCGAGCTCGAGTCGTACCTGATCGAGATCACCGCCGAGGTGCTCCGCCAGGTCGATGCCGAGACCGGCCAACCGCTCGTCGACGTGATCCTCGACCAGGCCGGCGCCAAGGGCACCGGCGCGTGGACGGTGCAGACCGCCCTGTCGCTCGGCGTGCCCGTCTCCGGCATCGCGGAGGCGACCTTCGCCCGCTCGCTCTCGTCGCACCCCGAGCAGCGTGCGGTGTCGGGCGACCTGCCCGGCCCCGAAGACGAGTTCACGGTCGAGGACACCGAGTCCTTCATCGAGGACGTACGCCTGGCGCTCTACGCGTCAAAGATCGTCGCGTACTCGCAGGGCTTCGACGAGATCCGCGCCGGCGCGGCCGAGTACGACTGGAACATCGACCTCGGCGCCATCAGCAAGATCTGGCGCGGAGGCTGCATCATCCGCGCCCAGTTCCTCAACCGCATCGCCGACGCGTACCAGGCGGAGCCCGGTCTTCCGGTGCTGCTGACCGCCCCGTACTTCACCGAGGCCATCACGCGCGCACAGGCGTCGTGGCGCCGTGTCGTCATCGCCGCGGCCGAGGCCGGCATCCCCGCTCCGGCGTTCTCGTCGTCGCTGTCGTACTACGACGGCATCCGCGCCGACCGCCTTCCGGCCGCGCTCGTGCAGGGTCAGCGCGACTTCTTCGGCGCGCACACGTACAAGCGCATCGACAAGCCGGGAACCTTCCACACGCAGTGGTCGGGCGACCGTACCGAGATCGAGGCGGAAGACACGCACTGA
- the pth gene encoding aminoacyl-tRNA hydrolase, which yields MASTWLVVGLGNPGPRYEATRHNVGQMVIDELAARRGETFREHKGGARVVETWLRPGGDKLVLAKPNTFMNVSGTPVAALARFYSVPPEQIIVIHDELDIPFDTVKLKTGGGHGGHNGVRDIARAITTPDFPRVRVGIGRPVGRQDPADWVLSPFGKDERANLPILVSDAADAVELLVAEGLLAAQQKHHAPR from the coding sequence ATGGCATCCACCTGGCTCGTGGTGGGGCTCGGCAACCCCGGCCCGCGATACGAGGCGACCCGGCACAATGTGGGTCAGATGGTGATCGACGAGCTCGCTGCGCGGCGTGGCGAGACCTTCCGCGAGCACAAGGGCGGCGCGCGCGTCGTGGAGACGTGGCTCCGTCCGGGCGGAGACAAGCTGGTGCTCGCGAAGCCGAACACGTTCATGAACGTCTCGGGCACTCCGGTCGCAGCCCTCGCGCGCTTCTACTCGGTGCCTCCCGAGCAGATCATCGTGATCCATGACGAGCTCGACATCCCGTTCGACACGGTCAAGCTCAAGACAGGCGGCGGACACGGCGGGCACAACGGCGTGCGCGACATCGCCCGAGCGATCACCACGCCCGATTTCCCGCGCGTGCGGGTGGGGATCGGTCGGCCCGTCGGACGGCAGGATCCCGCGGACTGGGTGCTCTCGCCCTTCGGCAAGGACGAACGCGCGAACCTGCCGATCCTCGTCTCCGACGCGGCGGATGCCGTCGAACTCCTGGTCGCCGAGGGGCTCCTCGCCGCGCAGCAGAAGCACCACGCCCCGCGCTGA
- a CDS encoding response regulator transcription factor, with protein MSTDLPELHRPDGSPLRILAVDDEQMLTDLLAMALRMEGWEVRTASSGLEALQVAREFEPDALVLDIMMPDLDGMAVLRRLRESGSLVPVLFLTAKDAVGDRVAGLTAGGDDYVTKPFSLEEVIARLRAIIRRTGHAMADEGQSILRVADLTLNEDSHEVVRDGTEIELTATEFELLRYLMRNERRVLSKAQILDRVWSYDFGGKSSVVELYISYLRKKIDAGRTPLLHTVRGVGYMIKAPQ; from the coding sequence ATGAGCACCGATCTCCCCGAACTGCACCGTCCCGACGGCTCCCCGCTGCGTATCCTCGCCGTCGATGACGAGCAGATGCTCACCGATCTGCTCGCGATGGCGCTGCGGATGGAGGGCTGGGAGGTCCGCACCGCGTCCTCCGGCCTCGAGGCCCTGCAGGTCGCGCGCGAGTTCGAACCGGATGCCCTGGTGCTCGACATCATGATGCCCGACCTCGACGGGATGGCTGTGCTGCGCCGGCTCCGCGAGTCCGGCAGCCTCGTCCCTGTGCTCTTCCTCACCGCGAAGGATGCCGTCGGCGACCGCGTCGCGGGCCTCACCGCCGGTGGCGACGACTACGTCACCAAGCCCTTCAGCCTGGAGGAGGTGATCGCAAGGCTGCGTGCCATCATCCGCCGCACCGGGCATGCGATGGCAGACGAGGGGCAGTCGATCCTCCGGGTGGCCGACCTCACGCTCAACGAGGACAGCCATGAGGTCGTGCGCGACGGCACCGAGATCGAGCTCACCGCCACGGAGTTCGAGCTGCTGCGCTATCTGATGCGCAACGAGCGTCGGGTGCTCTCGAAGGCGCAGATTCTCGATCGGGTCTGGAGCTACGACTTCGGCGGCAAATCGTCGGTCGTCGAGCTGTACATCTCGTACCTGCGCAAGAAGATCGACGCGGGCCGCACCCCGCTGCTGCACACCGTGCGAGGTGTCGGCTACATGATCAAGGCGCCCCAGTGA